TCACCTTCTCCTCCGATCGCAACcatacttctctctctctctctcatgttCTTGTAGCGGAACCATTCTCGCTACTCGGAGAACATGGCCTCCGATCTCTCCAtacttatctctctctctctctctctcatgttCTTGTAGCGGAaccattctctctctctttcttttcctttcttcttcttctctcttttcgcATTCCAAAACCCATTGATATGTTTATATACTTgtctccttttcttctttttttatatgtgaGTGTGTTTGTAAGATGTCTTCTATTACCTTTACCTAGTTTTTTTGTACCTTCAAGAATCAGGTTTCTTTGcgcttcatttttccttgctctCTCTCTGTTCGTGTTTCAAAACATGTAGGatacttttctctctctttctctcttttgtgtgtgtgtgtgcgagAGAGAAAGATGTTAAAGTTCTGATGTTTTGAGGAGTATCGAGcttttttgtaatttcttttgaatttaACATTTTCGAGATGGTTTAGGCATTTCATTGTTGCTTTAGCGGATTAGGGTTTGATTGCTAAGAAAAGACAAATTAGTCTCACGGGAAAAAAATGGTccttaagctttttttttcctggttgAAGATATAAGAAGGATTGAAAATTGTTAGATCTGctactgaaaaaaataaatgtggtGTTAGGATTGATGTTTGCGGTTTTgaaattctctttttattttatcaattatgggTTTTAGTTAAGATACACTAAGACTACAATTATATGTTGATAATGagttgttgttcattttatacTGATTGAGATGTGTATAGTGAATCAaaatgatgcctatgatgagattaattttttgttgctCCTACTTAAATATGTTGTGGTTGTGGTTGGTGTAAGTTAAGAATTATATTTGCAAAAGGATGGTGTAGAATTATTGATTGAAAGGAAGCTTGATGGAGCTGTGAGCTATATGGAACTGACTGCTTGAGTTGTGATCTATATGATAGATATAAAACCATTCCATGTCTATTCAACATGATATTAGAATATTAGATCCCCTATGGCTAAGTGAATACATGTTTGATCTTTGTTGTCTACATTCTGctaaataaaagttaaactatGGTATAAATGAGCATTGCATTTTACACACTACAAGCTTATGTGGAGATGACCTATAGAAGTCCTAATAAGGAGAGTAGACCAAATGGAGTGTAAACTTGATACAAGCCCAAATAAGCCTGTTATTTTCTAAGTGTATCTGAGGAGTGCCAAAATAAGGGGGATTAGTGGGAAAAGTGTGATAACAAAATAGCGGTATGAGTTGAGAGAGGTGGGAGGAGGTGGTTTAGGATCCTTGGGAGAGTTTATGCCTCTCAAAGTGCCTAAGGAGAGTTTCTCTTATTGTTGTCTTCCTTGTTTATTTATAATGTAAACAGTACTATATCTTAGGATCTGGTCCTTAATTCCAGACCTGaatatgtaaataataaaaatactttcagcctttatttctatctttacttGATACCTATCAAACCCAATTGCTAGGGGTAGAGGAGACAAAGAAAGGAGATGTAGGTGAAATCATCAAGAAGAATTTAGAGGTCAAAGTTTGTCTATAGATATGATTTATGATAGAACATTATCGCATTGTTTGATCCTTGTAGCTGCCCTCATCTAGAGGGAAAAGGCTTGGTTGTTGTTGTCGTTACTAATAATGTTAGCATTATCTACTTTTTGCATTCTTGATTTACTATCAACTTAACATACATCCATTTGAGTAGACCTTTCTAAGCTTTTATACCCTAGGTTTCATGTTGATCAATGTTTCTTTTAAGACTGCCAGTGTGATGTAGACTTGGAAGaaaatttttcattcttattgtTAGACTTAGAGAAAATTAGGATGAAAACTGTGTGCTCTCCTCTAGAGAATTctcatttaaataatatgatacAATCTTATTTCTAGCCTTAAAGTTtgctaaaaaaactatatatggtAACCTATAGCTGGGCTAAGTAATTAAGGATATAATTACACAATTACAGCTATACAATCACACAAGATATATTGGTTTAAAGGGTCAATAAATCTGCACAAATAATGGCAAATAATCTGGCTATCAATCTTATTGACATCCCCCCTCAAATTGATGTTGGTGAATCTAGAAGCATCAATTTGCTGACTAGGAAATCATGTCGTTGACGTGTCAAAGATTTGGTGAGGATGTCAGCTAGTTGAACAGATGTGGAGGCATGAGGCAGAGTGATAATTCTACGGTCATAGGCTTCCTTGATTGAATGACAATCAACCTCTATGTGCTTTGTTCTTTTATGGTACACATGATTTGCTACAATCTATATGGCACTTGTACTATCAGCATACAATGGAGTTGGTGTTGCTTGTGAATAACCAAGTTCTGAAAGAAGGCCCCATAACCAAATAATCTCAAAGCATGCGACAGACATGGACCGATATTCTGCTTCAGTAGAGGATTTAGAGACCGATTCTTGTTTCTTGCATTTCCAGGAGATATGGGCATCTCCTAAAAACATACACCAACCAGTAGTAGACTTTCTTGTGTCGGGACATCCAGCCCAGTTAGCATCACTATAGGCTTGAAGTTGTATTGGTGCACCTGCAGGAAATAAGAGACCATGACCAAGAGTGGCAAGCAAATATTTAATGATTCGTTGTATTGTCGTAAGATGCAAATGTCTaggattttgcatgaatttgtTGATTGTGTGGACAACAAAAGAGATATCAGGTCTTGTGATGGTTAGGTAGATGAGACTTCAAACCGACTTTGTATATAAAGTTGGGTCTTGTAGGAGTTCGCCTTCATCCCGTCTTAACTTGACATTAACTTCCATGGGAGTGTCAACTGTAGTTGCAGTGGTGAGACCAACTAGCTGAATTAGATCTTGAGTATATTTGTGCTGAGTGACaaagattcctttttgttggaatTGTACTTCTAATCCCAAGAAATAAGTGAGTTGTCCAAATTCTTTCATGTGGAAAGTTGTATGCAACAATTGTTTGATTGTAGTGATAGCCTCTTGATCTAAGCCAGTGACGATAATGTCATCTACGTAAACAAGGAGGACCACAATTCCTTTCGAGGTCTTTTGTAGGAAGAGAGATGGATCATAGCTACTTTGGATGAAGGAAAAGCCAAAGTAGTGTCATGCTAAACTTTTCAAACCACACTCTTGGTGCCTATTTTAATCCATACAAAGAACATTTTAGCCTGCAAATAGTATTAGGTAATAGTGAGGACATACCAGTAGGAAGTTTGATGTAAACTTCTTCCTTGAGTTCACCATGAAGGAAGGCATTTTTTATATCTAGCTGGTGAATTTGCCAAGATTCAGATGCAGCAATGGCAATAATAGTCCTCACAGTAGTCATCTTAGCCACTGGTGCAAAGGTGTCTTCATAGTTTAGGCCAAATTGTTGCTTATTTCCAAGAACAACCAATCTAGCCTTGTATTGATCTATTGATCCATCTGAACACAACTTTATAGTGAATACAAATTTATGGGAACAATGTCCTATCTCTGATTTTCCTCTAGTGCAAGAAGTTCAATTTCTATACCATCCTGCCAACATTTATGCTCCTGTTGAATATTTTAGTATTTCTCTATGTATGGTAGCTTAGTTGGTTTGCTTAGTTCAGAAGGACAACTGTGTGTTGTCACTGTCAGTTGTCCTTCTCTCTCTCATGtatcttgtatatatatatatgttattttgaaaTCAATAAAAAGTTAAGAGAGGAAGTGAGAATACATCTTCACTCACATCAATCTTCAAGTTGGCATCAGAGCGAGTTCTGTTCGCCGCCGGCCACCGTCATCTTTGGCCGCCATTTTCTCCGGCGAGACCAGGGTTAGGTTCGCCTTGAAAAGCGTGCCCCACCTCTAGAAATGGTGCCGCCAATGAACCTCCACGCGTCGTCACTATCCCCGCAATTTCTGACGGGTGAAGCCCACGCGCTGCCGTAACGTCGTTGGAAGCTGACCCGACTTGTCCCGACAGCTTCGTCGTCCTCCCCTGAGCTTGTTTCAGGTCTCACCTCTCGCTTCTGGCAAGCTCTTCTGTCAGCCCTTGTGTGTTCTTCTCCTtttgtgttagggtttctttttGTGATCTGAAATGGCTTCCTCTggacttattttctctttctctggGACCCCAACCATCATAACTGCAAAACTCAACTAGAAGAATTACTTATCGTGGTCTGCTTCCATGGAGCTGTGGTTTCTCGGTCAAAGGTACCATGACCACTTGGAGAAAGCTTTTGATTCTACTCCAAACGACAAAAGACTTGAGTGGGAAAAGCTTGACTATCAACTCTGCGCTGTGTTATGGCAATTAGTTGAGCCAGACATTTTGGAGATccttaaatcatttaaaatgtgTTGATCTTTTTGGAAGAAGGCCTAAGTAATCTTAGCCAATGATATCCAAAGCTTGTTTGATGCAACCATGAAGGTTACAACCCTCAAGCAAACTAACCATGACATGATTGCACATGTGGGTAAGGCTCGGGCTACCATGGAAGAATTGAGAAAGTTTCTTGTGGCCGATTCGTTGGAAGAAgtgaacaaaaaattaaacaagttcTACATGGTCCTCATCTTGAGAATCTTACATTCAGACTTTGATCATGTGCATGATCAAGTCCTTGCTGGGGACCAGGTTCCATCAATGGATTCCCTCATCACTAGACTTCTCCACGTGCCTCATGTATTGAAGGATGAAAATCCTGCTGACGTTATGGAAACATCAGCCATGGTTGCACCTCGTGGTAGAGGAGGAGGAGGCCGCAGTGGAAGGGGTGGACGTCCTCATTGCACCTACTGCAAGAGGATGGGTCACACCCAAGAGAATTGTTATTCATTGCATGGCTTTCCTGACAAGGTTGCGTAGGTTTCTAGGTCAGAGAAATTAGAGTCTAGATTCTCTGATGAGGAGTATCAAGAGTATTTGAAGGTTAAATCTGAGAAATCTAGCAACCAAGCTCAATCCTCATCTGTACCATGTTTTTCAACAACATGTATCTCTCAATCCATTGAAGGTCCTAGTCCTTGGATACTCAACTCAGGTGCCTCTTATCATATTTTTGGTAATAAGTCCTCTTTTTCATCCTTTTCCTTTCCAAAAATTCCTCACCTTGTTACTGTAGTTAATGGCTCCAAGGTTGCACCTCAAGGAAGTGGTCAAGTTTCATTATCTCCCTCTTTGAAATTGAATTCTGTATTATTCATTCCTCAGTGTCCCTATAATCTAATCTCATTAAGTCAGTTGACTCGTTCATTAAATTGTTTAGTAACCTTTATTGCTAATTCTTTTGTTATTCAGGAACATGGGACGGGTCGACTGATTGGAGAAGGATGTGAATCACGAGGACTTTACTACTTCGAATCCAGCCTACTTGTGTCCTGTTTTGCAACTTCAAAACCCAAACTTTTGCATGATCGTCTAGGTCACCCAAGCTTACCAAAATTGAAGATTATGGTTCCTATTCTTAAGAATCTTCGAGTCTTAGAGTGTGAGTCTTGTCAACTAGGAAAACATGTCAGGTCATCATTTCCTCAAACTGTACAAAGATGTAACTCGGCTTTCTCTACCATTTATTCTGATATTTAGGGACCAAGTCGTGTTACATCTTTTGGTTTTTGATATTTTGTAACCTTCATTAATGAATTCTCCAGATGTACTtgggtttatttaatgaaagacagaTCTGAACTTTTCCCTATATTCATGTCGTTCTACAATGAGATTGAGAATTaatttggaaaaacaattaaaaattttcaaaagtgATCATGCTAACGAGTATTTCTCTCAtgatctctcttcttttttgtcttCCAAAGGTATCCTACATCAGTCCACATGTCCTtacacaccacaacaaaatggtataGTAGAAAGGAAGAATCACCATCTCCTTGAAACTGCACATTCCCTAATGCTAAATTCTAATGTTCCTACACATCATTGGGGAGATGCAGTGCTTATTGCttgttttctaattaatatgatgcCTTCTTCTTCCCTTGAAAACCAAGTCCCTCACTCAATTGTCTTCCCTCATGATCCATTATTTCATGTTTCTCCTAAAGTGTTTGATTGTACTTGTTTTGTCCATGATTTGTCTCCTGGTTTAGACAAACTTTCTGCTAGGTCAGTCAAATGTGTCTTTTGGGGTATTCTCGTCTTCAAAAGGGTTACAAGTGTTAATCTCCAACCACAAGACGGTACTATATGTATGCGGATGTAACCTTCTTTGAAGACACACCTTTCTTTTCACCCTCCGTAGACCATCCTTCTTCCTTCCAGGAAGTACTTCCCATTCCTTCTCCTTGTCCTCTAGGTAACTCAGACCAAAATGTCAGTGTTGTCCCATCTTCCCCACCAAATCCACCTGAAGTTGCTTCTCCACCTCTTATTAGATATCAACACTGGACAAGGCAAGTTGGACCTACAGTACTTGAAGCTTCTCCTCGTGATCCTCATCCTTCTTCAACCATTCCTCAACTCATGGATCCTTCTTCCCCTTCCACCTCTTCTCATCATTCTGACTCAGATTGGCCCATTGCCATCATAAAAGGTACTCACTTTACTCGTAACCCTCAtcctttttataatttcttaagttATCACCGTTTGTCTCCTTCATATGCTTCCTTTGTTTTCTCATTATCTTCCTTTACTATTCCTTCCAATGTCCATGAGGCACTTGATCATCCTGGCTGGCGACAGGCTATGATTGATGAAATGCAGACTCTTGAAAATAATGGTACTTGGGAACTCGTTCCCTTTCCTCCTGGCAAGACAACTGTGGGTTGTAGATGGGTCTATACTGTTAAAGTTGGGCCCCCCAATGGTAAGGTTGATCGTTTTAAGGCTCGCTTGGTAGCTAAAGGCTACACACAGATATATGGTCTTGATTACTGTGATACTTTTCTCCTGTAGCCAAAATCACTACTGTTCGTCTATTTCTTGCTATGGCTGCCATACGTCACTGGCCCCTCCATCAGCTTGATATTAAAAATTCTTTTCTCCATGGTGATCTTGAGGAGGATatttatatggagcaacctcctgggtttgttGCTCAGGGGGAGTATGGTCTTGTGTGTAAGCTTCACCGATCtctctatgttgatgatatagtgaTTACAGGGAATGATACTACTAAGATTGTCCAGCTAAAAGAGCACTTATTCAGCCATTTCCAAACCAAAGATCTGGGATATTTGAAGTATTTCCTCGGTATTGAGGTGGCTCAATCAGGAGATAGTGTTGTGATCTCTCAAAGGAAGTATGCTCTTGATATTCTAAAAGAAACAGGTATGCAAAATTGTAGACCTGTTGATAGCCCTATGGATCCAAATCTGAAGCTCATGGCAGATTAGAGTGAAGTTTATCATGACCTCGAGAGATATAGGCGACTTGTGGGAAAACTCATTTATCTCACCATTATAAGACCTGATATCTCCTTTGTTGTGGGAGTGGTTTGCCAATTTGTGAAGAATCCTCATTTGGACCATTAGAATGTTGTCATGCGTATTTTTAGATATGTTAAGAGAGCCCCTAGACAAGGATTGTTGTATGAAGACAAGGGTAATACGCAACTATCGGGATATTGTGATGTTGATTGGGCTTGTTGTCCCATGGATAGGAGGTCGACATCAGGTTATTGTGTCTTCATTGGAGGAAATATTATCTCTTGGAAAAGCAAGAAGCAAAATGTTGTTGCTCGGTCCAGTGCAGAAGCTGAATATCGATCTATGACTATGGTTACTTGTGAACTCATGTGGATTAAACAATTTCTGCAAGAATTGAGATTATGTGAAGTGGTGCAAATGAAGTTGTACTGTGATAATCAGGTTGATCTTCATATTGCCTAAAACCCAGTCTTTCATGAAAGGACTAAGCAGATAGAGATTGGTTGTCATTTCATTCAAGAGAAGCTTTTGTCTAAGGAGATTGTCACTGAGTTCATTAGTTTTAATAATCAGCCAGCGGATACTTTGACTAAGTCCTTAAGAGGACATAAGATTCAGTCTATATGTTCCAAGCTTAGtgcatatgatttatatgctccagcttgagggggagtgttgaatATTTTAGTATTTCTCTATGTATGGTAGCTTAGTTGGTTTGCTTAGTTCAGAAGGACAGCAGTGTGTTGTCACTGTCAACtgtccttctctctctctcatgtatcttgtatatatatatgttattttgaaaTCAATAAAAAGTTAAGAGAGGAAGTGAGAATACATCTTCACTCACCTCAATCTTCAAGTGCTCCATTGCCTGTTTATATGAAGAAGGAATAGGAAcagatgctaaagttgttgtcAAAGATAAAGGTTCAGAAAAACCATACTTTTCTGGTGGTTTATGAACACAAGTGTTGCGACTTAAAGGGACTAGTTCTAGTTGAAGCGCTGAATTAGCAGCCAGAGAATGATCGAGGTGGTCTTAGAGGGATTGAAGGCTGAATTAGTGGAACAATCGGACGTCTTTGGTAAACCATGAAAGGAGGATGAGCTCGTTCTTCTGCAAAATTGTTAGGAAAAAAtggcaaaacaaatttcaatGTAGAAGAGTGAGTGTCTTGGTTAGtagtaaaaaattatgtatctTCTTTGAAAAATGACATTTCTAGAAACTCGAATCTTATGTAAATAAGGATCATAGCATATGAAACCTTTTTGATGGGCTGAGTAACCAAGAAAAACACATTTAACAGATTAAGCTATGAGTTTAGTGCATTTTAGTGGCTGAAGATGAACATAATAGACACAACCAAAGGTGCGGAGAGTGGAATAATTGGGTGGCTTACCAAATAACCTTAAGAAAGgggaatcattatttaagactTGAGAAGGTAGCCGATTAATAAGGTGGACAATAGTTGAAAGAGCTTCACACCAAAAACGAGAGGGCACAAAGGAGTCCAACATTATGGTATgaacaacatcaagaagatgaCGATTTTTTCTTTTAGCTACCCCGTTTTGTTGGGGTGTGGAAGGACAAGACCTTTGAGATAATATACCATTTTCCTGCAAGAACTCTTGAAACAAATGAGATGTATATTCCCCCTTATTGTCAGAATGCagagttttaatttttgatgaaAACTGAGTTTGAACATAGgcatgaaagaatttgaaagCAGAGAATGCTTCATCTTTAGAACACAAAAAATAGACCCATGTAAAATGACTatagtcatcaataaaagtaataaaatatctgTAATGTGCATGAGATATTATAGGTGCAATTCCCCATAAATCATTATGAATTAAGTCAAAAGGCTAATTTACATTTGATTGATGAACTAGAAATGATAGAGTTTTACTTTTACCATGTTTACAAGAATTGAAATCAAATTGAACAACACTAAAAGATGGGGAATCTTTATTGCCAAGAACTCTGGATTTCATCTGTTCATGAAGCACATTTGAAATTGGGTGACCAAGACGTTTATGCCATAATTGGAAATTATCAGTTTCAtaattacaagaaataaaaggcaaaaaaaaagcATGATGACAACGATGAATAAAGAGGAAAAGGACGTCCAACTTCAGGCCCCTTCCTGATCATCTTCCCTGAGTGTTGATCCTGCACAAGACAACCAGATTTTGAGAATTCAACTTTACAATCATTATCAACTAGTTGACCAACTGAAATAAGGTTATTGGTGCAATCAGGGGAAACATAAACATTGGTAAGAGATGAGGAAATATCACCAATTGCTGTGATAGGTAAATTGTTTCCATCTGCTATGTGTATTTGCAAATTACAAGAGTAATTTGTGACATTGGTAAGTGCAGCAACATTGTTGGTCATACGATTGGATGCGCCAGAGTCAAAATACCAAGGAGAGCTAGGTAAATAAGCTTTACCTGAAAGACCCAAAGTAGAAAATGTTGAAACAATCATTTGTTGAACCATTTCAGGGGTTGGCACTAGAGCAGGCGAATTCTAATCCCCATAAACAAGAGTAGTAGAAGAGGCATCAGTTGTAGTGAAGGTTGTTGCATTTCTCTGTGGTGGTCTGATTCGATTATGACATGACCTTCTTTTTTGCTGTAATTGCAGAACTTTTTAGGACAATGGGAAGCAAAATGTCCATGGCCTTTGCAGCAGAAACATTGGACAATACTCATGTCTCGTCCTTGAGGTTTGCCTTGTATTGCATATGCCACAGGAAGGGATGCAGATTTATGTTGTTCCATGTTTGTCTTAATGAGGAGACATTGTTCTTCATGAAGTAGTTCATTTAGGCATTCATCCAAGGAGGGGACAATAGCTTTATTCATTAGGTTGGTTCGAATGCCCTCAAAATCAAAtctcaatttcatttgaaattgaTCTCGTTTTGTGGTGTCATGAACGTTTTGGACTGCAATTTGTCCTTCAATTGACAAATCTTTATAGATAATGTCAGTATATTTAGCCCAAAGATtcatgaaatgagaataaaaaatagaaattgagaGACTATCCTATTGATAAAtggcaatttcattttcaagttGAAACCTACGAGCAATGTTGTTTTGGTTATAAATTTTCTTCAGGTAGTCCTACATCTTTGTTGCAGTGTTGAAGGGTCTGAGATTGAGTATGATATTAGGCTCAACAGAGCCTATGACCCAAGTCATGACATGTGCATCTTTGACCTCCCATTTGGCATGTGCCTCCTTGTGCGTGGTTTTGTCAGGAGCAGAATCACTTCTGTCAACATGACCCCAAAGCTCCTTGCCTTTAACAAAGATCTGGAACTGGAATGCCCAGGTGGAGTAGTTCTTTCCATTAAGACGAACAAAGAGGACATCATATTTTTCAGTAGACATGATGCTGAGAAAAAAAGATCAcaggaggaaaaaaaacaagaaactcGACAAATCAAGAACAACACTACATGAACAGTGCCGCGTGAACAATGTCGCATGAACAGTAAATTGGGAACTCGAAGACTGGGAgtgctgcaaaaaaaaaaaactaggttgGGATTGAAACCTAGACTGATACCATGTTAGACTTAGAGAAAATTAGGATGAAAATTGTGTGCTCTCCTTTAGAGAATTctcatttaaataatatgatacAATATGATTTCTAGCCTTGAAGTTtgctaaaaaaactatatatggtAACCTACAGCTGGGCTAAGTAATTAAGGATATAATTACACAATTACAACTATAAAATCATACAAGGTATATTGGTTTAAAGGGTCAATAAATTTGCACAAATAATGGTAAATAATCTGGCTATCAATCTTATTGACACTTACAACCTTGGGATCTTATCACGAAAGATGTGCATGAACTTAGGCAAATGATaagtgaaagaagaaaaaaactacaaaaggaaagaaataaggAACTTGAAAAGGAGCATGAAGGTGAATATGTACATgtaagagaaaaggatagacaTGAAAGGGAGAAAGAAGTTGAAAAGGATAGACGTGAAAGATAGAAAGAAGTTGAAAAGGAATTTGGTAGTTTgctgcatttttttatattaaaatctgTCATAAATGCCGTCAAATAATTCCAATGTTCATTTCCTTTGTTATCCCTTATTTGTTGTTCATGTTTACATGTTTCAATTATTGCTTGttgattcaaaatttataatatatttattgccCTTTCAAATAGCAAACTTGAGTAAATTATGTTCTACTCTTTAGGCACTTGACAACTAGGCTGGCTCTAGGGTGGCGGATACGTTTGACGCAACATCTACTAAAAAACTACTTAAGAAACATTGCATTCTACAAGGTAATTGAATATGAATTGTTCACTAATTCTTTTCCTTCCCCAATTTTTTCAACATTGTAAGCTTGTTCTGTATTTTTGCTTCAATGTTTAGTTATTTGATAAATCATGATTGActacattattttttactattttacatTGAACTTtttcttgaaataattttttttagttaattatagGTATGATAATTTTCCCCTTCAAATATAACTCTTCAACTTGGTTCCTTGACTGCTTCAGTAGTATTCCACATCCCTATAAGTTGTAACTACTAAATTTATATGAATACTTTCTTCTCCCATAGTACATCTGTACATGGTAATATTCAAGGAAGAGTTTGATGCTCAAATGTTAGTCATATGTTATGCTTTGCATGACTTCTGGTAATTACACCAAGGGGCAATTGGGTTTGTGAAATCTAAAATTTCCATCATGAGGCATGGGAATGACAATCACTGGAAATTGGAAAGcagggattttttgttttttgttttttttcccaaTCTATATATTAATTCATGGGTTCTTTCTCAAGTGGGTTTCCTAATCAATTTCATACTTAAGCTTTGAGTTTTTGTAAATGCAGGAGAGTCTATGAACTCAGAGGCAATACCAAGTGTTTAGATGCAAGTAAAGGGCCTCTGTGCACTGGGTAACTGTTACTTTCCTTGGATCTGGTTGTGCTATGTATTTTTTCAAGATGTTGTTCATTGTGGATCTTATTCACGTGGTTTCATAAAATATGCTAAAGTAAGACTTTGCGATTTTCTTgtcataaaatatgattttccaatgcttataatttgatattctcctcttaattttctatttttcatgtcCATGCATGAATGGGTTGTATGTAGAATTTTAGCCTCATATAATTCCTTTGTTAAACATTTTGGAAAGTAGAAATGCATttgaaattttagaatgaaTTGTTAAGCTCTAGCTGGTtgatattgttgttgttatcttGTGTtggtgagaaaaataaaattggattgTTTTGCTATTTGTAACTAACATATAGGGTGTATGATAGGGTGTGACCCCCTATTAAAAAGGTGtatgaaagaagaaataagGGAGTAGAGCTGCTTGAGTTAGTTACATAAGTCAATAGAGTTAGTTGGAAGTAGTTAGGATTGAGAGATGTTTGTACAAGAAGGGGAGGAAGGCTTAGGAAGGGATATTCAAGAAAATTGGAAATTCATTGTGGGGAGGATTCTGGTCCCTCAAAGAACCATAGCCATTCTTTCTGTGATTCAATTCATTATTGGGGAATAACAtaatttcattcttcttttcttttctaggtATTCTATTACTGTTATATCCTGATCCAATTTCTATGAGTGTATCATGAGCTCATTTACTGATCTGTGGGCAAGATTAATATCCTTCCTCAACAGAGTCCAATGAATGCCAAGTTATGCCTTTCCTATTCTC
The Glycine max cultivar Williams 82 chromosome 16, Glycine_max_v4.0, whole genome shotgun sequence genome window above contains:
- the LOC121173683 gene encoding uncharacterized mitochondrial protein AtMg00810-like; protein product: MTTVRTIIAIAASESWQIHQLDIKNAFLHGELKEEVYIKLPTGAPIQLQAYSDANWAGCPDTRKSTTGWCMFLGDAHISWKCKKQESVSKSSTEAEYRSMSVACFEIIWLWGLLSELGYSQATPTPLYADSTSAI